From a region of the Cucumis sativus cultivar 9930 chromosome 6, Cucumber_9930_V3, whole genome shotgun sequence genome:
- the LOC101213883 gene encoding U-box domain-containing protein 8 produces the protein MAAPYPDDFKCPISLEIMSDPVILSSGHTFDRSSIQRWLDAGHRTCPITQLPLPQNPSLIPNHALRSLISNFNPVSLSKPFLPHPPPQTLISILISPSSSLDSKLDCLNQLARVSKRDSAVRRRLTESGAVSAVLKCVGSDDPSLQEKALSLLLNLSLDDDNKVGLVAEGAIGLTVAALQARSADCRAVAATMLTSLAVVEVNKATIGAYPYAVRSLVYLLRNGNNREQKEAATALYAICSFPGNRLRVVECGAVPILLKIANSGLDRAVEVLGVLAKCKEGREEMQWFKGCVEILSRVLRNGSPRGVQYALLTLASLCCHCERLCVEARREGILGICMTLIDDDSEKIRANAANLIHILKGNTP, from the coding sequence ATGGCGGCTCCATATCCTGATGATTTCAAGTGCCCTATTTCTCTGGAGATAATGTCGGACCCTGTAATACTCTCCTCCGGCCACACCTTTGATCGTTCCTCAATCCAACGCTGGCTCGACGCTGGTCACCGGACTTGCCCTATCACCCAATTGCCCCTTCCTCAAAACCCTTCTCTAATACCTAACCATGCCCTTCGCagcttaatttcaaatttcaacccTGTTTCCCTTTCCAAGCCATTTCTCCCTCATCCGCCGCCTCAAACCCTAATCTCGATTCTCAtctctccttcttcctctcttgATTCCAAGCTCGATTGCCTCAATCAACTCGCCAGGGTTTCAAAGCGCGATTCCGCTGTGCGTCGAAGATTGACCGAGTCAGGTGCCGTTTCGGCCGTTCTTAAATGCGTTGGTTCTGACGATCCCAGTCTCCAAGAGAAAGCTCTCTCCCTCTTGCTTAATCTTAGTTTGGACGATGATAACAAAGTGGGTTTGGTTGCAGAAGGGGCTATTGGTCTCACCGTCGCTGCTCTTCAAGCTAGGTCCGCCGATTGCAGAGCCGTAGCGGCCACGATGCTGACGAGCTTAGCTGTTGTGGAGGTCAACAAAGCTACAATTGGGGCATATCCCTATGCAGTTCGTTCTCTGGTTTATCTCTTACGGAACGGCAACAACAGAGAGCAGAAAGAAGCTGCAACTGCGCTTTACGCCATTTGTTCATTCCCTGGGAACCGTTTGCGCGTTGTGGAATGTGGGGCTGTTCCCATTTTGCTTAAAATCGCAAATTCTGGGTTGGATAGAGCAGTGGAGGTTCTGGGGGTTTTGGCTAAGTGCAAGGAAGGTCGAGAAGAGATGCAATGGTTCAAGGGATGTGTGGAGATTTTGAGTCGTGTTTTGAGGAATGGATCACCACGAGGAGTTCAATATGCTCTTCTAACTCTGGCTTCCCTTTGCTGCCATTGCGAGCGGCTCTGCGTGGAGGCAAGAAGAGAAGGCATTTTGGGAATCTGTATGACATTGATTGATGATGATAGTGAAAAGATCAGAGCAAATGCTGcaaatttgattcatatactGAAAGGGAACACCCCGTGA
- the LOC101207147 gene encoding G-type lectin S-receptor-like serine/threonine-protein kinase B120, translating into MGSDCRKVVGFLQFFVISFFLCSSPLFCDAADSITKGRGLRDGSNETLVSLDDSYELGFFSPINSSLRYVGIWYHKIEEQSVIWVANRDRPLRNRNGVLIIGDDGNLVVLDGNNSVWTSNITANSFEPRNLTLLNHGALVLSSGDDLSKVHWSSFEHPTDTFLPNMVVKVNPQMGEKRMFMSWKSETDPAVGNYCLGVDPRGAVQIIVWNGNNRWWRSGHWDKQIFSGIPTMRSTSLYGFKITSDDGNNISVTFEALNDLDKLKFQIQWDGKEAQQRLNETTRKWDTIRLLPSNDCDFYNFCGDFGVCSENSRLKCSCPQGFIPKNKERWDKGIWSDGCRRKTPLLEQRMKSSPNGTIEDSEQDGFVDVLFVKLPDFITGIFVVESCRDRCSSNSSCVAYSDAPGIGCATWDGPLKDIQRFEGAGNTLHLRIAHSDLTPVDSESKLSTGVIVAICFGGAAAIAIIALLLWKFRGKTKAATTSEPQNKTEVPMFDLSKSKELSAELSGPYELGIEGENLSGPDLPMFNFNCIAAATDNFSEENKLGQGGFGPVYKGKLPCGQEIAVKRLSVRSGQGLEEFKNEIILIGKLQHRNLVRLLGYCIQGEDKLLLYEYMPNKSLDWFLFDPNKQALLDWKKRLSIVEGIARGLLYLHRDSRLLIIHRDLKASNILLDEDMNPKISDFGMARIFGGNQNEATNTIRVVGTYGYMAPEYAMEGLFSVKSDVYSFGVLLLELICGRRNTSFRSTEYLTLISYAWKLWNDGRAIELLDPSIRDSSPENEVLKCIHVAMLCVQDSPAYRPTLQSLVLMLESESTSLPQPRQPTYTSTRASIDIDLFTEGHDIVSSNDVTVTMLDGR; encoded by the exons ATGGGTAGTGATTGCAGAAAGGTTGTTGggtttcttcaattctttgttatttcattCTTCCTCTGTTCTTCGCCTCTGTTTTGCGATGCTGCAGATTCAATTACAAAGGGTAGAGGTTTAAGAGACGGTAGTAATGAAACCCTCGTATCCCTGGATGACTCCTACGAACTGGGTTTCTTCAGCCCCATAAATTCTTCACTACGATACGTTGGAATATGGTATCACAAGATCGAGGAACAGTCTGTTATTTGGGTTGCGAATAGAGATAGGCCACTCCGTAATAGAAATGGGGTTTTGATAATCGGAGACGACGGGAACTTGGTCGTTCTGGACGGTAACAACTCTGTTTGGACAAGCAATATCACAGCGAATTCGTTTGAGCCCAGAAACTTAACTCTTCTTAACCATGGAGCATTGGTTCTCTCGAGTGGAGACGACTTATCGAAAGTTCATTGGAGCAGCTTCGAACACCCCACGGATACATTTCTTCCCAATATGGTGGTGAAAGTGAACCCACAAATGGGCGAGAAACGAATGTTTATGTCGTGGAAATCAGAGACAGATCCGGCCGTCGGAAATTACTGTCTGGGTGTGGATCCCCGTGGAGCTGTGCAGATCATCGTTTGGAATGGGAATAATCGATGGTGGAGAAGCGGCCACTGGGACAAGCAGATTTTCTCTGGGATTCCAACTATGCGTTCTACGTCGTTGTACGGGTTTAAGATTACCTCTGATGATGGAAATAACATTAGCGTAACTTTTGAAGCACTGAATGATTTGGATAAgctgaaatttcaaattcagtGGGATGGTAAAGAAGCGCAGCAACGGTTGAATGAAACAACTCGCAAATGGGATACCATTCGTTTACTGCCTTCGAACGATTGcgatttctataatttttgtGGAGATTTTGGGGTTTGTTCTGAAAACAGTCGTCTTAAGTGTAGCTGCCCTCAAGGGTTTATacccaaaaacaaagaacGATGGGACAAAGGGATTTGGTCAGATGGGTGTCGGAGGAAGACTCCATTGCTTGAGCAGAGAATGAAAAGTAGTCCAAACGGAACTATTGAAGATAGTGAGCAAGATGGATTTGTAGATGTGCTATTTGTGAAATTGCCCGATTTCATAACTGGAATATTTGTGGTGGAGTCCTGTAGAGATAGATGTTCCAGCAATTCTTCGTGTGTTGCATATTCCGATGCTCCTGGAATTGGGTGCGCTACTTGGGATGGACCCTTAAAAGATATTCAGAGATTTGAGGGTGCTGGGAATACTTTGCACCTTCGTATCGCTCATTCTGATTTGA CACCTGTAGATAGCGAGAGCAAATTGTCAACTGGTGTGATAGTGGCGATATGTTTTGGAGGAGCAGCTGCCATAGCGATAATAGCATTGCTGCTATGGAAATTCAGAGGCAAAACGAAAG CTGCTACTACAAGTGAACCTCAGAACAAAACTGAAGTACCAATGTTTGACCTGAGCAAGAGCAAAGAACTTTCAGCAGAGCTTTCAGGGCCATACGAATTAGGCATAGAAGGTGAAAATTTGAGTGGACCAGATTTGCCAATGTTCAATTTCAACTGTATAGCTGCAGCTACCGATAACTTTTCTGAGGAAAACAAGCTTGGCCAAGGAGGCTTCGGCCCTGTATACAAG GGAAAGCTTCCATGTGGACAAGAAATTGCTGTCAAGAGGCTTTCAGTCCGGTCTGGCCAAGGTCTAGAAGAGTTTAAGAATGAGATTATACTAATTGGAAAGTTACAGCACCGAAACCTCGTCAGATTGTTGGGCTACTGCATTCAAGGAGAGGACAAGTTGCTGCTCTATGAATATATGCCAAACAAAAGCTTGGACTGGTTTCTTTTCG ATCCAAACAAGCAGGCACTACTAGATTGGAAAAAACGGTTGTCAATCGTTGAGGGAATTGCACGAGGGCTGCTATACCTTCATCGAGACTCGAGACTTCTTATTATTCATAGAGATTTGAAAGCTAGCAATATTTTACTAGACGAAGACATGAATCCAAAGATATCGGACTTTGGCATGGCTAGAATATTTGGTGGAAACCAAAATGAGGCGACGAATACAATTCGAGTTGTTGGCACATA TGGTTACATGGCTCCAGAATATGCAATGGAAGGTTTATTTTCAGTAAAATCAGACGTATATAGTTTTGGTGTTTTGCTATTGGAATTAATCTGTGGCAGGAGGAACACTAGCTTTCGCTCAACTGAATACTTAACCTTGATTAGCTAT GCTTGGAAACTTTGGAATGATGGAAGAGCGATTGAACTTCTTGACCCTTCTATACGCGATTCATCCCCTGAGAATGAAGTATTGAAATGCATACATGTAGCAATGTTGTGTGTTCAAGACTCTCCAGCTTACAGACCAACACTGCAGTCATTGGTTCTAATGCTGGAGAGTGAATCTACGTCTCTGCCACAACCAAGACAACCCACCTATACGTCAACGAGAGCCTCAATTGATATAGATTTGTTTACAGAAGGCCACGACATTGTATCGTCAAATGACGTAACGGTAACAATGTTGGATGGtagataa
- the LOC105436042 gene encoding zinc finger protein CONSTANS-LIKE 2, producing MLCWGCDSKVHGANFIVGKHLRVLLCHDCQAPTPWNGSGPNLVATVAFCHNCVHKNRRNNGRRCEKACGSSDGGGTTAPSGCDDDDDEIENQVVPWLSLSPS from the coding sequence ATGTTATGTTGGGGTTGCGATTCGAAGGTGCATGGGGCTAACTTTATAGTGGGGAAGCATTTGAGGGTTTTGCTGTGTCATGATTGTCAAGCCCCTACCCCTTGGAATGGTTCTGGCCCTAACCTTGTGGCTACGGTTGCCTTTTGCCACAATTGTGTTCACAAAAATAGGCGGAATAATGGGAGACGGTGTGAGAAAGCTTGTGGGAGCTCTGATGGCGGCGGAACTACTGCACCTAGTGGTTGCGATGACGATGACGATGAGATTGAAAATCAAGTGGTGCCTTGGTTATCTTTGTCCCCCAgctaa
- the LOC101213641 gene encoding cell number regulator 5 — protein sequence MADSVDKHDRVVVGNAFLAPEEDKLLDGVTLLDFDMLCSTVAMQTQGKWPNLDTTQDPATAPEFGGVFRMWEGELLDCYDDRRIAIESACCPCHRFGKNMGRAGFGSCFLQGTVYLALALGALCNFIAFLVTKHHYFLYSAIAFTISTVTYLGFFRTQMRRKFNIRGGDNSLDDCIYHLICPCCALSQESRTLEMNNVQDGTWHGRGDTICIGSYGDASRFVELNPPLPVSTKLPEACGTLKDVANQNHS from the exons ATGGCGGATTCGGTGGACAAGCACGACAGGGTGGTTGTTGGGAATGCCTTTCTTGCTCCTGAGGAAGATAAGCTTCTCGATGGAGTTACATTATTGGATTTCGATATGTTGTGTTCTACCGTCGCGATGCAGACCCAGGGGAAATGGCCCAACTTGGACACTACTCAAGATCCTGCTACGGCTCCTGAATTTGGTGGAGTTTTTAGGATGTGGGAAGGTGAACTACTTGATTGCTACGATGACCGCCGTATCGCTATCGAATCGGCATG CTGTCCGTGTCACAGATTTGGGAAGAATATGGGAAGGGCTGGTTTTGGCTCTTGTTTTCTTCAG GGAACGGTTTATTTAGCTCTTGCTCTTGGTGCCCTGTGCAACTTCATTGCATTTCTGGTCACTAAACAccattactttttatattcGGCAATTGCTTTCACCATTTCAACAGTTACATATTTGGGGTTCTTCCGCACCCAGATGAGAAGGAAATTCAATATAAGG ggaGGAGATAATTCCTTGGACGATTGCATCTACCACCTTATCTGCCCCTGCTGTGCCTTATCTCAG GAATCACGAACGCTGGAAATGAATAACGTTCAAGATGGCACATGGCATGGTCGGGGTGACACAATATGTATTGGTAGTTATGGTGATGCCAGTCGATTTGTGGAGCTAAACCCACCTCTTCCTGTCTCAACCAAATTGCCTGAAGCCTGTGGCACTCTAAAGGATGTGGCGAATCAAAATCACTCTTGA
- the LOC101213084 gene encoding uncharacterized protein LOC101213084, whose protein sequence is MASIHPSELDSNATDSVASSPRSDHHFNLSNDPHARVRFMCSFGGNILPRPHDNQLRYVGGETRIVAVQRSTTFSHFLAKLAKITGTINMSIKYQLPNEDLDALISVSTDEDVENMMDEYDRLVQNHNPKSARLRLFLFPRGEDSRASSINSLLGGSTNRDHWFLDALNGGAPVPELERGRSEVSSIVSEVPDYLFGLDNQDDTSTHSREPKSKSRFNLNPSENVSVSDPGSPSPILPSATCVTSMPNLPPVKTRPDTPSPRSEPVDKTPENCEPPAIPFSQPPGYPNNPMMHYFPGTNYPGHHQQVVYVLPGQIPPGNVPVQHIPIQTQPSYVQQFQPVGGGQVPLTYHHPVTMGGQVYGGGMGPVSGYDPQAEVARMAADGVSQQMYYGVQNATRAPPYAMGMMGGPVAEEVRGSGSETRTGSRVSP, encoded by the exons ATGGCGTCAATTCATCCGTCGGAGCTTGACTCCAACGCCACCGACTCAGTAGCGTCGTCGCCGAGATCCGACCACCACTTTAACTTATCTAACGACCCACATGCTCGAGTTCGATTCATGTGCAGCTTCGGTGGCAATATCTTACCCCGACCGCACGATAATCAACTCCGATACGTCGGTGGCGAGACTCGCATTGTTGCTGTTCAACGCTCCAccactttctcccacttcCTTGCCAAACTCGCTAAGATCACTG gtACAATTAACATGAGCATAAAGTACCAGCTTCCCAATGAAGATCTCGACGCCTTGATTTCAGTGTCAACAGACGAGGATGTGGAAAATATGATGGACGAGTACGACCGGCTTGTACAGAATCACAATCCGAAATCGGCGAGGCTCCGATTGTTTCTGTTTCCTAGAGGGGAAGATTCCAGAGCCAGTAGTATTAATTCCCTGCTCGGCGGTTCTACAAATCGGGATCACTGGTTCCTTGACGCTCTCAACGGCGGCGCTCCAGTGCCAGAGCTTGAGCGTGGTCGGTCGGAAGTTTCATCCATCGTCTCTGAAGTACCGGACTATTTGTTTGGTCTGGACAATCAGGACGATACTTCGACTCATTCACGAGAACCCAAATCGAAGAGCCGATTTAATTTGAATCCGTCTGAGAATGTTTCGGTTTCGGATCCTGGATCGCCTTCCCCTATTTTGCCGTCAGCGACTTGTGTGACTTCGATGCCCAATCTTCCCCCAGTTAAAACCCGTCCCGATACGCCGTCGCCGAGGTCAGAGCCGGTGGATAAAACGCCGGAGAATTGTGAACCTCCGGCTATACCGTTCTCTCAACCGCCCGGGTATCCGAATAATCCGATGATGCATTATTTCCCGGGAACAAATTATCCGGGTCACCACCAACAGGTTGTATACGTTCTTCCCGGACAGATTCCGCCTGGAAATGTTCCGGTCCAGCATATTCCGATCCAGACTCAGCCGTCGTACGTTCAACAATTCCAACCGGTAGGTGGAGGTCAAGTGCCCTTAACATATCACCACCCAGTTACGATGGGCGGTCAAGTGTACGGCGGAGGAATGGGTCCGGTAAGTGGTTACGATCCACAGGCGGAGGTGGCGAGGATGGCTGCTGATGGGGTAAGTCAGCAGATGTATTATGGAGTCCAAAATGCTACGAGGGCTCCCCCATATGCGATGGGTATGATGGGAGGTCCGGTGGCGGAAGAAGTACGGGGAAGTGGATCGGAAACAAGAACAGGTAGCAGAGTATCGCCATAG